The nucleotide sequence AATCAATCTGAGAAAGAGCGGGACGAGGAACGAAGAGCGGTTGCTGGGTGACAAGATCGAACAGCATCATCGTCTTTTCCGTGCGCTCAACACTCGGTCGCCGATCGAGGCGATGCAGGCGCTAGTCCGCCACGTGCAGCAGGTGCCGACAAACGACCAGCTGCTTGACGGTCTGATGGCGAACGTGACCGATTGACGGTTATGGCGGGTCCATGAAAGGTGTCATAGGATTGATGCGAAATCAATGCTACCCGGCGCCTTGAGCAGCGAACCGGACGACACCGACAATACCGACGTCTACCACGCGTCGATCAAATCGTGGCGCCTCGAAGATCGCCCACGAGAAAAACTGGTCCTTCACGGCGCTGGCGTGCTTTCGGATGCCGAACTCATCGCGATCGTGTTCGGGAGCGGCACCAGGACCAAGCAGAGATCATATTCGGCGGTCGAACTGGGCCGATCGCTGATGCGGGACTACGGTTCGCTCAGAGGTATCTCTCGTCGAGACGTCAAACAACTCACGCAGGCACATGGTGTCGGACGAGCAAAGGCAGCGCGGCTTCAGGCGGTATTCGAGATCAGTCGGCGCATCGAGTCGATGCGGGAGAGCAGCCGCCCGCAGGTGTTCGGTCCGGAGGACATTGCCGGTCTGTATGGGCCATTCATGCGCGATCTGAAGAATGAGGTTTTCCGGATAGTGCTCCTCAACACAGCCAACGTCATTCTGGGAGACCGGGTCATCAGTGAGGGCGGCCTGGCCGCAAGCATTGTCGAACCGCGTGCCGTATTTCGCGAGGCGATCCTGGAGAATGCAGCCGGGATCATATGTCTCCACAATCATCCGTCCGAAAATCCCGAACCCAGCCGCGAGGACATTCGTGTCACGCGACAACTCGTACAGGCGAGTCGCGTAGTCGGAATTCCCATCCACGATCACATAATAATCGCAGGTCGCGGTTACACGTCGCTTGCTGAACGGGGTCTTATTCCAGACTGACCTCTCCGGGTCAAATTACTCGAAATTCACCGCCGGCAGATTGAAATCGAGACGGTGTCGGTCTAGCTTTACATCGTTGTGGGCATCTCGGTGTCGAGATGCCTTTTTCTTGACACACTCTGATGTGTCGTCCCTTGCGTCAACCCCCGAATCGGCATGAGTGTAACGCTCGATACCATAGTCTCGCTCAGCAAAAGACGCGGGTTCATATTTCAGTCGTCCGAAATTTACGGCGGTCTCGGGGCGACCTACGATTACGGACCGCTCGGCGTGGAGTTGAAGCGGAACGTGCAGGATGCCTGGTGGCGTGCCATGGTGTATCGCCACGACAACATCGACGGCGTCGACGCGGCTATCCTGATGCACCCGACAGTCTGGAAGGCGAGCGGTCACGTGGACGCCTTCAACGACCCCATGATCGACGACAAACAGTCGAAGATGAGATACCGGGCCGATCAACTGATCGAAGGACACATCAACCGGTTACGCAAAAAGGGGAAAGACGAGCGGGCAGATCGCGTGCACGACGCACTTGTCGCTGC is from Rhodothermales bacterium and encodes:
- the radC gene encoding DNA repair protein RadC; this encodes MLPGALSSEPDDTDNTDVYHASIKSWRLEDRPREKLVLHGAGVLSDAELIAIVFGSGTRTKQRSYSAVELGRSLMRDYGSLRGISRRDVKQLTQAHGVGRAKAARLQAVFEISRRIESMRESSRPQVFGPEDIAGLYGPFMRDLKNEVFRIVLLNTANVILGDRVISEGGLAASIVEPRAVFREAILENAAGIICLHNHPSENPEPSREDIRVTRQLVQASRVVGIPIHDHIIIAGRGYTSLAERGLIPD